One part of the Salinivirga cyanobacteriivorans genome encodes these proteins:
- a CDS encoding PorP/SprF family type IX secretion system membrane protein, with amino-acid sequence MGKKSLNGLCLVFILLFGLKSSAQDVLFSQFYKNPIYLNPALTALQKCGRAYINYRNTSIGPLDQTFYAVAFDIPFIETNSGLGGMIQWHEDGLKRVGTFGFQFSRKVSITPDLFITMGMEAGGIYRTWNKSDIRLPSDVTNGTSNSGLTPPSTLIYDLAAGAGVSYKHHYAGFAVRHITESQAKAIRVNSPVYRKYIAHYAARIPYRLPGARYGFIAPQFIFEQQNGNNHLTSGVYAVYEKVGAGMWLRNHFPLKTSFLIFMATIKHNNLEFSYSYDFPLNGAGIVSGGHEIAVIYYLSTFKKKHDKLNQKNCLSF; translated from the coding sequence GTGGGAAAAAAGTCATTAAATGGTTTGTGCCTTGTTTTTATTTTGTTGTTTGGTCTTAAATCAAGCGCGCAGGATGTGCTTTTTTCGCAGTTCTATAAAAACCCGATTTATTTAAATCCTGCATTAACAGCACTTCAAAAGTGTGGGCGTGCATATATAAATTATCGAAATACATCAATCGGTCCTTTGGATCAAACTTTTTACGCCGTTGCATTTGATATTCCTTTTATTGAGACTAACTCAGGTTTGGGAGGTATGATTCAATGGCATGAAGATGGACTAAAAAGAGTCGGAACATTTGGCTTTCAGTTCTCGCGTAAGGTGAGCATAACTCCTGATCTCTTTATTACAATGGGTATGGAAGCGGGTGGTATTTATCGGACGTGGAACAAATCTGATATCAGACTACCCTCTGATGTTACAAATGGCACATCAAATTCGGGATTAACACCGCCGTCAACATTAATTTATGACCTGGCTGCCGGCGCCGGAGTAAGCTATAAACATCATTATGCAGGTTTTGCGGTACGACATATTACAGAAAGTCAGGCAAAAGCAATACGGGTAAATTCACCTGTTTATCGCAAGTACATTGCACACTATGCCGCGCGCATACCATACCGTTTACCCGGTGCCCGATATGGTTTTATTGCGCCCCAGTTTATTTTTGAGCAACAAAATGGTAACAATCATCTGACATCTGGCGTATACGCAGTTTATGAAAAAGTAGGAGCGGGTATGTGGCTTAGGAACCATTTTCCGTTAAAAACGAGTTTTTTAATTTTTATGGCCACAATAAAGCATAACAATTTAGAGTTTTCATATAGTTATGACTTCCCGCTTAATGGTGCTGGCATCGTTTCAGGCGGCCATGAAATAGCAGTAATTTATTATTTATCAACCTTTAAAAAGAAGCATGATAAATTAAATCAGAAGAATTGTTTAAGTTTTTAA
- a CDS encoding SUMF1/EgtB/PvdO family nonheme iron enzyme, translating to MKIRAFNLLLIAALFALASCSKETSSVTGWEYNNPDNGGFQYYGDYYEQETGPGLVLIEGGTYIMGRTDQDVMHEWDNFPRQVTVSSFYMDETEVTNTAYREFLYWLNRVFVSYPDVHKNALPDTLVWRRPLAYNEPYVEYYFRHPAYQSYPVVGVNWLQASDFCEWRTDRVNEKILIDYGVLLQDPNQQDEANFNTEAYLAGQYEGAVDEPLPDLDPNKDTRKVRMEDGIFLPKYRLPTEAEWEYAALALIGETTGERVYERRIYPWGGDRLRKEDRGEQGEMRANAVRGAGDMMGVAGDLNDRADITHNVYSYWPNDFGLYNMAGNVNEWVLDVYRPMNFVDFNEFRPFRGNVFKTQVRDAEGKIARKDSLGRIQYRPVTDEEAYGRRNYRQADNINYMDGDLASSIYYNEEDAARGEGSQRMYYTGKDLQDPNAASLINDHTRVYKGGGWRDRIYWLSPGTRRYLQEDDARDDLGFRCAMTRLGEPAAY from the coding sequence ATGAAAATTCGTGCGTTCAATTTATTATTAATTGCAGCTTTATTTGCACTAGCATCGTGCAGTAAGGAAACATCCAGTGTTACGGGGTGGGAGTATAACAACCCCGACAATGGTGGTTTCCAGTATTATGGAGATTATTATGAACAGGAAACAGGTCCTGGTCTTGTATTGATAGAAGGAGGTACTTACATCATGGGTCGCACCGATCAGGATGTAATGCATGAATGGGATAATTTCCCAAGGCAGGTAACCGTATCCTCGTTCTATATGGACGAAACAGAGGTGACCAATACGGCATACCGTGAGTTTCTATATTGGCTCAATCGGGTTTTTGTTAGCTACCCTGATGTACATAAAAATGCACTGCCCGATACGCTTGTATGGCGCAGACCACTTGCATATAACGAACCTTACGTTGAATACTACTTCCGTCACCCTGCATACCAATCATACCCTGTTGTAGGTGTAAACTGGCTGCAGGCTAGTGACTTCTGTGAGTGGAGAACCGATCGCGTGAACGAAAAAATATTGATTGATTATGGTGTTCTATTACAGGATCCTAATCAGCAGGACGAAGCAAACTTTAATACAGAAGCCTATTTGGCTGGGCAATATGAAGGTGCTGTAGATGAGCCACTTCCGGATTTAGACCCTAACAAAGATACACGTAAGGTACGTATGGAAGATGGTATCTTTTTACCTAAATATCGTTTGCCAACCGAGGCTGAATGGGAGTATGCTGCACTAGCATTGATTGGTGAAACAACAGGCGAAAGAGTATACGAACGCCGTATTTATCCATGGGGAGGCGACCGTCTTCGCAAAGAGGATCGTGGTGAGCAAGGTGAAATGCGTGCCAATGCTGTTCGTGGTGCTGGTGATATGATGGGTGTTGCAGGAGACCTTAATGACCGTGCAGATATTACACACAATGTATATTCATATTGGCCAAATGACTTTGGTCTTTACAATATGGCTGGTAATGTTAACGAGTGGGTTTTGGATGTATATCGCCCAATGAACTTTGTAGATTTTAATGAATTCCGTCCATTCCGTGGTAATGTTTTCAAAACTCAGGTACGTGATGCAGAAGGTAAAATCGCCAGAAAAGACAGTCTTGGACGTATACAATATCGCCCAGTGACCGACGAGGAAGCCTATGGAAGAAGAAATTATCGCCAGGCTGACAACATTAACTATATGGACGGTGATTTAGCTTCAAGTATTTATTACAATGAAGAAGATGCTGCCCGGGGTGAAGGTTCACAGCGTATGTATTATACCGGAAAAGATCTTCAGGATCCAAATGCAGCCTCACTTATTAACGACCACACACGCGTATATAAAGGTGGTGGTTGGAGAGATCGTATATATTGGTTAAGTCCGGGTACACGTCGCTATCTTCAGGAAGATGATGCAAGGGATGATTTAGGTTTCCGTTGCGCGATGACAAGACTTGGAGAACCAGCAGCATATTAA
- a CDS encoding UDP-N-acetylmuramoyl-tripeptide--D-alanyl-D-alanine ligase: protein MNILELYKIFQQNPKICIDSRKAESNSIFFALKGERFDGNKFAADALKKCAFAVVDDPDVATSDRYILVNDVLETLQELAKTHRQEFSIPFIAITGTNGKTTTKELIARVLSQGYKVFSTKGNFNNHIGVPLSLLELTPEYEIAVIEMGANKPGDIRELCEIAQPTHGIITNVGKAHLEGFGSFEKVMETKGELYDYLYVNNGTAFVNYDNEYLEDMNPPRKTIHYGVSKFTHCQGKLISDSPFVSFRWMSTGEMVYDETELDWSDNKRYVELNLVGSYNFENGLAAACIGNFFDVDDKKIKKALESYKPDNYRSQYMKTDNNVLIVDSYNANPTSMKLAIEDFVKFDANSKILVLGDMLELGKVSSREHDVLIHFISDLNTFEDVYYVGEEFCSLKDESTKHWFKDVNELAAELKKKKLKNKTILLKGSRGMQLERIIPEL from the coding sequence ATGAACATATTGGAGTTGTACAAAATATTTCAGCAAAATCCGAAAATTTGCATAGATAGCCGTAAAGCCGAATCCAATAGTATTTTTTTTGCCCTGAAAGGGGAGCGTTTTGATGGAAATAAGTTTGCAGCAGATGCCCTGAAAAAATGTGCCTTTGCTGTTGTAGATGATCCCGATGTTGCAACATCGGATCGTTATATATTGGTTAATGATGTATTAGAGACACTTCAGGAACTTGCAAAGACCCATCGTCAGGAGTTTTCAATACCCTTTATTGCTATTACTGGTACCAATGGCAAAACAACTACTAAAGAACTTATTGCGCGAGTATTATCTCAGGGATATAAAGTTTTTAGTACTAAAGGCAACTTTAATAACCATATTGGAGTACCACTTTCACTCCTTGAATTAACCCCAGAATATGAAATTGCCGTTATTGAGATGGGAGCCAACAAACCAGGAGATATCAGAGAATTATGCGAAATTGCCCAGCCCACACATGGTATCATAACAAATGTGGGAAAAGCTCATCTGGAGGGCTTTGGCTCATTTGAAAAAGTAATGGAAACTAAAGGTGAACTATATGATTACCTTTATGTTAACAATGGTACTGCTTTTGTAAACTATGACAATGAGTACCTTGAAGATATGAACCCACCCCGGAAAACCATTCATTATGGTGTAAGTAAGTTTACACATTGCCAGGGAAAGTTGATTTCAGATTCCCCATTTGTTAGTTTCAGATGGATGTCAACCGGTGAAATGGTTTACGATGAAACAGAGTTAGACTGGTCTGATAATAAAAGATATGTTGAGCTTAATTTGGTTGGTAGCTATAACTTTGAAAATGGGCTTGCCGCAGCTTGTATAGGTAATTTTTTTGATGTTGATGATAAGAAAATCAAGAAAGCACTGGAGTCATATAAACCGGATAATTATCGATCACAATACATGAAAACTGATAACAACGTGCTTATAGTGGACAGTTATAATGCCAACCCAACTTCTATGAAATTGGCAATAGAGGACTTTGTAAAGTTTGATGCGAATTCTAAAATATTAGTGTTGGGTGATATGCTTGAACTTGGCAAAGTAAGTAGTCGAGAGCATGATGTTTTGATACACTTCATTTCAGATTTAAATACTTTTGAAGATGTGTATTATGTTGGCGAGGAGTTTTGTAGTTTGAAAGATGAATCAACAAAACATTGGTTTAAGGATGTTAATGAGTTGGCTGCAGAATTAAAAAAGAAGAAACTCAAGAATAAAACTATCCTTCTGAAAGGATCACGTGGCATGCAATTGGAACGTATTATCCCGGAACTTTAA